TGGGAGGGGCTGCCTGGCCTCACCTCTCGCTCTGCAGCTGCCAtacaggaggaaaagcaaagcgagTCTTGGCCTTCTGGGAAGACACCCTGGAAAGCAGGGTGCAGACTGCCAATCACAGGTGCAAGGCAAGGCCCTGAGTCTTGGCTGAGTGGCTGGATTTGGTCCCTGAAAGGAGAaaactcctcctgctcctcctcacaGACCTGGCTGAAGCCGGCCATGGGCTCCGCCACCAGGCTGCTGAAACACTTGTAGCCCGAGGGCTGGGGGGCAGCTGTGCTGCCACCCCTCCCTTGCAGACAGAGTTTGTCTGTGGTGACGGGTTGTGCCTCTGGGGAGAAGAGACTGTGGCTGAGGGGCTGTTCCAGGGCAGCACTGCCTGGCTGGGAGGAAGCCACTGTCTCTGTGCTGGTGTTGTGATAGATAGGTTCAGGAGAGGTTTCCAAAACACCGCTGTGCTTGTCCAGAGGTGCATCTTGAGAAAAGGAAAAGCACTCTGCATGTGCCCAGAGCCTGGTCCTTGAGAAGGGGGTGCTCATCCAGGATACCGGTGCCCCCACTGCTCAAGTCCCCACTGAGAAGGTCCCTGAAGAGCTTGGCCACGGCGTCTTCATGAGGGACCTGGCAGTCTTCTTCTTTCCGAGTTTCTGGCTTGCCAGATGCAATGCAGCTGTGAATATGCACAGGGTGCTCAAGGCCCAAGTTTCTGAATGGTGGTACCGCTGCTGTCACACCAGCGGCCACTTTGCTCTTGGCGGGGTTTGGGATCTGGTCCCACCATCCCTTCTTCACCCTGCAAAGCAAGAAAGCGCCACTTGTCAGTCCTTCCTGGCCCTCAGAAAGGGAGAGGCAGGGCTCTGCAAGGGCTGCCTCCCCTCCGAACATCAGGAGCCAATCTCCCCCCTCCTGAGGTGACTAGCAGCCAAATGCATATGAGAGAGCTGAGGAAGATTGTTTGGCTGGAAGGAGGATGAGGAGAAGACTCAGAAAGGACAGGGgccgctttcctcctcctcctttcctgtcaGGGTTGCAGGGAAATGCCTCTGCCACCAAGGCCTGCAACCTTCAAGCAGAAGTGACCATGtacaatatttatttgttttgctgaGGGCAAAGGGCAGCCCTGGAGAGAACTACTTGCAAAGCACCCAAAACCTACCTGGTGACGCAGAAGAAGCTGAAGGTAGCCAGGGCCATGATGAACACACACAGCAAGGGGATGAAAATCCAGAGGATGGAGCCAGGGCTTGGCTCAATGTCTGGAAGACAAGCATCATTTTGTTTATCTGGGAGGACAATTCACCCTGCTACCAGCAggaggcaggctggctggctatCTGGCAGACAGGCACCCCACCCACCTGGAAAGGGGGCACGAGATCAGGCACAATGCCCAGAAGCCTCAGTTGACAAAGGAGCCCAACTCACACATCTGGAAAGAATTTCAGGTGATTTGCAGTATTTCTCCTTAGGGTTTTTATTTGCCTATTGCCTTGTAGGGATGTGGTGAGGTTTATTTGTTGGTTTTGGCTTGTCTTTCTATATGTTAGGAGAATTGAAGCCTTCCAAGTCCGGTTTTTGCAAAGGAGTTTCCCAGATTGGGATGTGGGGATGGGCACCAACAGGCACATTTAATGCCTCATGTGTTTGGTTTCTCCTGCACATGCTAATCAAACCTTTAACCCCCTCCTGCACTTTCAAGCTGGTTTCCCTTCAGCCAGACTTACCTTAGGCTGAGGAAAGAGGTCCTTGGGTGACCCAGCACCACCAAGGTAAGGGGCAGACAGGATTTGCACTGCTTATTATTCATGTAGCACCATCACCGCACACAGAGCAAGAGAAGCAAGAAGGTACTAGGTCTCTGTCCCAGGTTGTCTATCGTCTCACCTTTGACCAAGGAAAAGACAACAggcaaggagaagaaaagaaaagagaggagagcagaggaggtggaggaagcaCAAATACAGCTACAGGCAGTATACAGTGAAGTTATATGCAGAGAAAAACCAGCAGATCCTGAGCTTGATGCAGGAAGAGGGAGCATTGGTGGTAGCGGGGCCTGATGTGCTGTGGCACCACACTGAACCTGTTAACTTCACCCAGGGGTCTGCAGCACAGGGCAAGCAATCAATGTCGCTGTGGAATCTAGAAGTTCTTTCCAGTTATTTGTCTCTAGTCAGGCAAACTGcaactgccccctccctctccaccTGTGTTGTGCCACTGATTGCTTagtgcattttcatgcaaaacATTGTGCCACCTTCTTCTACCAAAACAAGTCTTCCAAATGGTTAGTATCATGTGCCTTAGTCTTCAGAAAGAGGTACTGCCTacagaaaaaaattgaaataagTGAGAGGCCTGCAGTTTAATTCAATGTCCAGCTTGACTGGAAATGCAAGACCTCAGCAATGCGAGAGAAATGCTATCGCTTACTCAAAGGGGCTGGATGGTGCACAAATGTTCCTGCGGGTGGGGTGAGAGTATTTCACAAATCCAGAAGGTTTACAGAATCCAGAAAAGAGAGAGCCCACAATGTGCAGCCCAGAATACGCAGGGATGCCAACTGGGATGCCAACAGATTGTTAACAATAAACAGGTGCCTTGTGCAGCCCCCGCCTTAAGCACTTACCATTTTTCCATGTGTACTCAGCACTCCAATCACTCCAGATGCCCCCGTACGAAACAATACTCTGCCGCACTTTTGCAACATAGGTGGTTCTTGGCATGAGGTCTTCGTCGAAGATTTTATAATGAAAGCTGTGCGTAATGTGTTTGCGTAACTTTTTTTTCGGGGAGGGGAAACAGAAGCAAAGAGGTTTACATTATGTGGTCCTTCCCACACCACAGGAAAACACTGGGAGGGGGTCCTTCTGGTGAGCTGAATTCTTCTCTTTCCCTACTTTCTATGGAGTAAGATCATTTTGGGATGTGGTAGAAATTCTTTTGGAGTATAATGTGACAATGGACAAGGGAATTAATTTCAGAGAACTGTTTCAAGACAAGCTGCAGTGGAAGCTTTGTAGATGAAGTCAATGGGCTTGAGACCAAATGACAGAAGGCTCCAGGGCAGAAggatctccttccctcccttcctgagCCTGGCCATTTCCCACCTGAGGGGCGGAGGGACAGCCACAGCCAGGGGCCCAGGGCTGGGCTcattcctccatccaggcaagcaagcaagagatGCAATTCAGCCCAGCCAAAGTACTAGGAGTGTGTGGAACAGGACTGAGGTGGGGGAGGCCTGGCCTGGCCAGAGCCCCAGGGGCCAAGtgaaagaggcctggagggctgcatctgCCTCCCTTCCCCTAGGTTCTGTGACCCAAAGCCTTGGGGCTGGCGGCCCTGATCTCAAGCCAGTCACAAAAGCCAGCCCACTGCTCTTGTGTGCCCCACTGGTGAGAAGCATATAATCATTTGCCAAATATATCTAAAGGCTTTTTGGCCTGCAGTTTGCTGGATCTACAGAGCTGCCCAAGGAAAGTGTTAAGGAAGGGCAGGAAGATGCCATGTCAACTGGCATGAGgcagagcggggtgggggggggtggggaaggggcatTCTGAGGCTTTCAGGGGTCCCAACACCTCAACCTCTGCTCAGGACAtagaaggttcccccccccccacacacagtgtACGTGattgttttagtatttttaattttagacttaatggcattttaaaacaTGGCTGATCTTACTGCCTTGGGttccctttgggaggaagggctggatataaatgtaattaattaattaacaacaataaatttGCAGCACTATTCCAGGTGATCGTACAGAGAGGAGCATGCTAGGAAGGTGTGCCTACCTTGTCCATCTGGTTTATAGGCCAATAGGCAACTTCATAGTCTGTTTCCGGATTTTCGTGAAGAACGTTCCCTTCTTTATAGTCATCTGCCCAGGTGAAGATGTACGAGTCATCCTTCCTGTTAACAGTCAGGTTGACAAGCGGTCGGGGCTTTACTGCATTTGGGAAGAAATCAACAAAGAGAAAGATGTGGGGAGGCAAAAGAGGTTGGGGAGAGCGCCTGCTCCCCACACAGAGGAGCCAATGTGGGCCTCTGGTTTGGAAGGAGGGGAAGGCCAAAGCAGCATGTCCttctccctggaaggacagacaCACACAGCCACCTCCTTCTCGCTGCTTCTTCACACCATACAGTCTCATGGCAATGTTGTGTCACACATTAACAGGATGttttcagtgttagaaactcagatatataagccagGTGCCAAATGgccccttaaaccagggttacagtcacaaaaacagaatgtctagttggcATTTTGGGGCCAAGCAGCTTGGTCCCTAAAATTTGTTTTGAtcgtgcagataaaatatcacagatacAGTTCTAAAGGGTGTGCTGTCAGTGTGTAAAAACAGGAAAGATCCAAGgctccccaggcatgcacctccagatggcagagacgtcaggcgccatcctggctcCTGGGCATggtcacttggtcacaagtggccaatagccaggtgcaaaatgcacctggtgcaCGGCAAATTTCGAATGTTCAATGTTTTGTTCTTATGTTACTGAGTAGGAAAGCAACCTGTGGCTACAGAGAAACAGACGGCCAGCAGGTGTGAGAAAATGGCAGGCTGTGTCCATTCCAGGTGACCCCCCAACATGCATACACAAGCAAGCCCCTCAATCCATTGGGGTTTTCCACAGAATTGCCTCATATTGTCCTGCTTTCTTGAATTCTGAGGCCTCTCCTAAGCTCTTCAACCAGTTCCCAGGAGTGGCTATTGCTCTTCTAGGCagccattttttctctctctccatcaacCTCTCTAACTTCTTCCAAACTGGAGTATCCCCCCTTCAGGCAACTGAAGAATAAACCTGCCACCATTGAAGGTGGTGACTTTGCCTAATGGACTAAGATGGATGCAGGAGGGGCTAAGGAAGGTCTCTGAGCAGTGACTGGTGCTAATTGTGAAGACAAACCCTCCGTGCCCACCCCTCTTGTATACTGCTCCTCTTGTCTTGTTCTTCAGAGCAGCCCCCAGGAATGTGCAAGGAGGGTCTGCCAGACCAAATGATCCCTTACCAATGTCATCGAGGTCCACATTCGTCCACTTCCAGATCTCCTTCTCGTTGGCCTCCAGTGAGAAATGATACTTGTTGTTATGCAGTACTTTAGACCGAATGGTGCAAGTACACTTGGGGGTCGCATCCTGGCCTCTCTTGTTCTTAGGAGAACACACCCATGATGGCCTGAAACGATGGTAAAACTTAAAAGGTGTTTTCAAAGTAGACAACGCTCAGATCATTTCTACCACAGCCTTGGTTTGTGAAAGCTCAGCCCGGGTGAGAGAGGGGCATTTCAATGCTTCCAGCTGCACCAGGCTGAGGCTTCCCCTGACCCCCTGGAAAGGCTGCAAGCGTGCCAAAAGGGGATAAATCTGTGCACCTCGAATGCTCTCCAACAACTAATGATCCAATGAAAAGTATAATGAGAAACCTTTTGGATCCTGCATTTCTTATTCTCGGTTTGGAAAACTCACAGTGACTGCAACTCAGTTccgagagacattttgtaaagAACCTTCATCCATTTTCTGGAAAAGGTTTGGCTTGGCTACTCCTCCCAGGGAGGTCTCAGAGAAGGCAAAGCCACCACAGATGCATTCTGCAGCCCTAATATCAGTAGCCACCAGGGCTGGCAGTCCAGTCCTCAGGATGGCGAGGCCTTTATATTTACCTGCCATATGTCAAGGGCCTCCATCTCTGTAAGAGAAGCACTGTGGCACAAGTAATGCTGGGCGAAGCCCAACAACGTTAATGTCACTTCTTTTAATTTCTCTTcactttttgtattattattaccttACCCTGGTAAGCTTTCAGGAGGGTACCACCAGCCCCGAAAACACCCAACAGAGGAAAGAGGAGATCTGGGGGCAGTTCGCATGTTTCACAGCATGACCTACCCTGGGCCATAAACAGCATGAGTCGTTGCAACACGCAGGAGGAACTCCTTGGGGCAGTCGGTGGAAGCATCCACTTCCCAGTGACAAGCCACTTCGGATTCATAGTCTGTGAGGCAACTTGGCTGAATGTCCTTTGAAGACACGGCTAGGAAGAAACAGAAGAGCTTGCTTGAGTGCCAGACTGACGCCAACTGTTGTGCAGTTTTCAGAGGAAGGCGTTTTCCTGAACAAAACTTACTTATTAAGAGAAAGAGTCCAACACAGGCCTACCCAGAAGGGGCATCTGCAAAGCCCCACTCCAGCCCTCCAAGGTGCCATTGTGTGTTAGTCTGGAAAAGCCTTAGACAAAGACCTTCCAAGGACAAGCCTTAAATTCTCCATGCtgactgctgcttctttttcctcctccaagTGCTTTGGGTTGCTCACCTCACCGTTTATAATGCTCTTCTAAGAACATGAAAGTAGCCctacagctggatcaggccaaaggggctcatctagtccagcatcctgttctctcagtgaataatcagatgccccagtgggaagcctgcaagtgggATTTAAGCGCAAGAGACTCCccacctcctgtggtttcctgcaactgagATTTGGAAGTGTTTCagtgtctgttctgaatcttccaacatcacTAGGTATCCTTGATTTTTAGCATTATGAGAGAtaaatttttataaaattttattgaAAAATTCCATCCTGTCACCTCTTTCTCGCCTCCTTATCTGCCGCTGCTTACCTGTCTAAAATTTCTAGCAAGGTTGTTCTACTTTTCCGCCATCCAAGCCACTcctcacagtgcaatcctgggcatgcctactcagaaacaATTCCCACTGAGATCTGTAGCAACTTGAAGACTGAAACGTCTATTATATCAAAGCTTAGGGCCTTAGGCCAACAAGaaactatttcttcttcttcctgcaacaGACTAAGTGCCTCCCCCTGCTGGAACTTGTTGTGAAATGCTCAGGCAGGATTGCAGCTTGCGAGATGGCATCTTTGCCACGGTCTGCTTCCTTGCACCACTTCTCCTGCTCCTGGTGCTCCTACAGCAACATGGCCCCATTGACCTCTCTGCAACATGGCCCCATTGACCTCTCTGCTCCAGGCTGAGCCAGGACATCTCCAGCTCAGCTTGCACAACCCTCCGGATGTTTATTTTCCTATCAAAAACGCACAAGGCAGCTTCGCCTCCAGTTTCGGTTCCTCAAAAACAGCAGAGGGACCAAACTTCCCTTTTCATCTTCAGCAGAAAAGCCATCTCTACTGTGGATTTGACTCGTCCTGTCTAATTCGCCCAAGTGAGAagacatcactgcctcttgtggaagtgagtcccacaatgttttaaatgtgtggggaaGACCTTGTTTTTGTCTTCCAACATCTTTGGATGTCCCGGATGAGTTCGCCTGTTAAGGAGCGAGCGGAGGGGGAGGAAAACATCTGCCCAAAATACCGTAAAAATCAAACTGTTGCACTACTAAAGAGAAGTAGGATCTCCTGATGCAAACAGGGGTGAGACAGACGGAAAACCCACAAACTCAAGAAAAACAATAGGATCAAAGAATTGTAGGGTTGCTAGTGACCCCACctgcctgcagtgcaggaatcacagctaacaaCTGGGCTCCGTGGCCTGGCTGGCAGACtgctccacctccacctgcaCCCCACTGGGAAAGCCTTCGCTCAGGGACAGAGCACCTGCTATGTATGCAGAAGGTCAAGGTTCAATCCCAAATGGCAGCATTTCCAGGGAGGGATGGAGaaaccttgcctgaaaccccagaaagcaAGTGCTTATAGTCCgtgtagatcatgggtaggcaaactaaagcccgggggctggatccggcccaattgccttctaaatccagcccaaggatggtccaggaatcagtgtgtttttacatgagtggaatgtgtccttttatttaaaatgcatctctgggttatttgtggggcataggaattcgttctttcccccaaaaaaatataggcgggccccccacaaggtctgagggacagtggactggccccctgctgaaaaggtttgctgaccgcTGGTGTAGATAATATGGGCCGACCCCAGAGCCATCGTCCCCCCTGCAGCTGGACACTTACTGATGATGGCAAGAGGACCCTAGCCTGTTTATGGAGACAGGAGgataaatggggtgtgtgtggtgggtgcttGGCTTATTGTAGAGATTCAAAAGCTGCAACGACCGTCCTAAGGGTATGGTAGTAAAACCCAAGGCAACTCCAGACACAGCAAAACTTCTTAAACACCTCCTCACCACCCCACAATACCAGGGATTAGACTCAAAAATGCTCCTGGCACAGGGACCaaatcctaggggccaaggggtctcttccccccccccagctgatgggcattgcctttcaaatggtgtgggtgatcatgtgatcgattatggggGCGGGTcttaactccccaccccccaaatattgTTTTCAACTTGGCACCCCTGCTTCGTGGAAACCTGACCCAAGCAAGCAACCCGCCCAAGCCTTGAAAAGCTTCCAGGCGGCTGAACCTCGGCAGGAGGGTCCCCGCCACCCCTCCTGCCCTTCGGCTTCGGGGAGCCTCTGGGTGCGCAATAGCTACGGCCGGGGGGGAGCCTCGCTCTTTGCTCTGCTGGCCGCGCCCGGACTCTCCCTGTTGCTGCCGAGGGAAGCGGCTTT
The sequence above is drawn from the Lacerta agilis isolate rLacAgi1 chromosome 13, rLacAgi1.pri, whole genome shotgun sequence genome and encodes:
- the IL4R gene encoding interleukin-4 receptor subunit alpha, with translation MADGGTGFGGPRRKPCLLLSVFLACSLWHTVSSKDIQPSCLTDYESEVACHWEVDASTDCPKEFLLRVATTHAVYGPGPSWVCSPKNKRGQDATPKCTCTIRSKVLHNNKYHFSLEANEKEIWKWTNVDLDDIVKPRPLVNLTVNRKDDSYIFTWADDYKEGNVLHENPETDYEVAYWPINQMDKLRKHITHSFHYKIFDEDLMPRTTYVAKVRQSIVSYGGIWSDWSAEYTWKNDIEPSPGSILWIFIPLLCVFIMALATFSFFCVTRVKKGWWDQIPNPAKSKVAAGVTAAVPPFRNLGLEHPVHIHSCIASGKPETRKEEDCQVPHEDAVAKLFRDLLSGDLSSGGTGILDEHPLLKDQALGTCRVLFLFSRCTSGQAQRCFGNLS